A part of Arachis hypogaea cultivar Tifrunner chromosome 12, arahy.Tifrunner.gnm2.J5K5, whole genome shotgun sequence genomic DNA contains:
- the LOC112728811 gene encoding uncharacterized protein isoform X1 translates to MALKLSANNNYLSLSSSNCWPSNGSPCTGRKVLALRCLLRNKWGNSRKGCLIRQFFVSNGDAGLEGCGKYYITLSKPRRRGYIFPFASADDGVTVNGSPQSSTSTDLEKMRVKLNSSLEDGDFCDALVQALYDAARVFELAIKEHKSLARVSWVSTAWLGVDQNAWVKPVSYQFIQAAVFSLLHAASEISSRRDGSDDRNVNVFVQRSLLRLSAPLEGLIREKLSTQMPEAYEWFWSEQVPAVVASFVNKFEGDGRFSATAVLNGKSMGSSSASDTSLLLLALTCIAVVSKLGPAKVSCSQFFSMIAEITGSLMDMLAGLIPVSQAYNSIKDIGLHREFLVHFGPRAAACRAKDEWGSEEIVFWVNLAQRQLQQVIDKEKIWSRLTTSESIEVLEKDLAIFGFFIALGRSTRSFLLANGFDTLDDPLEDIIRYLIGGSVFYYPQLSSISSYQLYVEVVCEELDWLPFYPGITSITKQTHTHKSKDEGPPNAEAVPQAFYVCSHWIQSFIKYSTWLESPSNVKAAEFLSIGHKKLMQSMEELGMKTEKTLEKEIKKTVDRQRSAVKSIAKDSDSFDEALKSVEEAVTRLEKLLQELHVSSSISGKEHIKAACSDLEKIRKLRKEAEFLEASFRAKADSLQQGVGGGQSHTQVGDDQEFTKGKSRKNANARVDRSKRNVGKSRGFLDIIIPRGSRKSDLEADVSASDNHDEQSPPNVGIMDQESSEFRRFETLRKELMELEKRVENSTYQSENNEDLVVIDDGARYSDAAGSLQLSRVQKKENIIEKSLGKLKETGTDVWQGTQLLAIDVAAATGLLRRALIGDELTEKEKKTLKRTVTDMASVVPIGVLMLLPVTAVGHAAMLAAIQRYVPGLIPSTYGRERLELLRQLEKVKQMAAIDVDSDDEDDVEK, encoded by the exons ATGGCGCTCAAATTGAGCGCTAACAACAACTACCTTTCACTAAG CTCTTCAAATTGTTGGCCTTCCAATGGCTCCCCTTGCACAGGCAGAAAAGTATTGGCTTTGCGGTGTTTGTTACGAAATAAATGGGGTAATTCAAGAAAGGGCTGCCTGATACGACAATTTTTTGTGTCGAATGGTGATGCTGGTTTGGAGGGGTGTGGGAAGTACTATATAACGCTTTCCAAACCCAGGAggaggggatacattttcccatTTGCCTCAGCTGATGATGGTGTGACTGTCAACGGGAGTCCCCAATCTAGCACGAGTACAGACCTCGAGAAAATGAGGGTGAAACTTAATAGCTCACTTGAAGATGGAGACTTCTGTGATGCACTTGTTCAAGCTTTATATGACGCTGCCAGGGTTTTTGAATTAGCTATTAAAGAGCATAAATCATTAGCAAGAGTATCCTGGGTTTCAACTGCCTGGCTTGGGGTAGACCAAAATGCATGGGTGAAGCCAGTGTCATATCAG TTCATCCAGGCTGCTGTTTTCTCCTTATTGCATGCGGCAAGTGAAATTTCATCGCGAAGAGATGGCAGCGACGACAGAAATGTCAATGTCTTTGTTCAAAGGAG TTTGCTGAGGCTATCTGCTCCCCTGGAGGGTTTAATTAGAGAAAAATTATCAACCCAAATGCCCGAAGCATATGAATGGTTCTGGTCTGAGCAGGTTCCAGCTGTTGTGGCATCCTTTGTTAATAAGTTTGAAGGGGATGGACGCTTTTCCGCTACTGCTGTTTT GAATGGAAAAAGTATGGGTTCAAGCAGTGCAAGTGACACGTCCCTTCTTCTGCTTGCACTAACATGCATTGCTGTAGTCTCTAAACTTGGCCCGGCCAAAGTTTCTTGTTCACAATTCTTTTCCATGATCGCAGAGATAACTGGTAGTTTAATGGACATGCTGGCTGGTCTAATTCCTGTAAGCCAAGCTTATAATTCTATAAAGGATATTGGTCTGCACAGAGAATTTCTTGTTCATTTTGGGCCAAGAGCTGCAGCCTGTAGAGCAAAAGATGAATGGGGTTCAGAAGAGATTGTTTTCTGGGTGAATCTTGCTCAGAGGCAACTGCAGCAAGTTATTGATAAGGAGAAAATCTGGTCAAGACTGACAACTTCTGAAAGTATTGAG GTTTTGGAGAAGGATTTGGCTATATTTGGATTCTTTATCGCTTTAGGAAGAAGTACACGGTCCTTCCTTTTGGCGAATGGTTTTGATACCCTTGATGATCCACTGGAAGATATCATCAG GTACCTTATAGGAGGCAGCGTTTTTTACTACCCTCAGCTCTCATCCATTAGTTCATACCAATTGTATGTGGAGGTTG TTTGTGAAGAGCTGGACTGGCTTCCTTTTTATCCGGGTATCACCAGCATTACAAAACAGACTCACACgcataaaagtaaagatgaaggtcCCCCAAATGCTGAAGCAGTACCCCAGGCATTTTATGTTTGTTCTCATTGGATTCAGAGCTTTATCAAATATAGTACATGGCTAGAAAGCCCCTCAAATGTGAAAGCAGCTGAATTTCTGTCAATAGG GCACAAGAAGTTGATGCAGTCCATGGAAGAACTTGGGATGAAAAC GGAGAAGACATTAGAAAAAGAGATCAAGAAAACAGTTGATAGACAGAGATCTGCAGTTAAGTCAATTGCAAAAGATTCAGATTCATTTGATGAG GCATTGAAAAGTGTTGAAGAAGCTGTGACAAGACTCGAAAAGTTGCTCCAAGAGTTACATGTATCAAGCTCTATTTCTGGAAAAGAGCATATAAAAGCAGCCTGTTCTGACCTGGAAAAAATACGAAAACTTAGGAAAGAAGCTGAATTCCTGGAAGCATCTTTCAGGGCGAAGGCTGATTCTTTACAGCAG GGAGTTGGTGGTGGTCAGTCTCACACACAAGTTGGTGATGATCAAGAAtttacaaaagggaaaagcagaaAGAATGCAAATGCAAGGGTGGATAGGAGCAAAAG AAATGTTGGAAAATCTCGTGGATTCTTGGACATCATTATACCTCGTGGTAGCAGAAAGTCTGATCTGGAGGCTGATGTGAGTGCTTCT GATAATCATGATGAGCAGTCTCCACCAAATGTAGGGATCATGGACCAAGAATCCAGTGAATTCCGCCGGTTTGAGACTCTGAGAAAGGAGTTAATGGAACTTGAGAAACGTGTCGAAAATAGTACATATCAATCAGAAAATAACGAG gatttagtagTCATTGATGATGGTGCTCGTTATAGTGATGCTGCTGGATCTCTTCAGTTGTCCAGGGTTCAAAAGAAGGAAAATATCATAGAGAAATCTTTAGGCAAATTAAAAGAAACAGGAACG GATGTCTGGCAAGGAACTCAACTTCTAGCTATTGATGTCGCTGCTGCTACAGGATTGCTTAGAAGGGCTCTGATTGGGGATGAATTGactgagaaggagaagaaaacgcTTAAAAGAACGGTGACTGACATGGCTTCAGTTGTTCCTATTGGTGTTTTGATGCTTCTTCCA GTTACTGCAGTTGGGCATGCAGCCATGTTGGCTGCAATTCAGAGATATGTACCGGGTCTG ATTCCATCGACTTATGGACGAGAAAGGTTGGAGCTCTTGAGGCAGCTTGAGAAAGTGAAGCAAATGGCAGCCATTGATGTGGACTCGGATGACGAAGACGACGTAGAAAAATAA
- the LOC112728811 gene encoding uncharacterized protein isoform X9, protein MRVKLNSSLEDGDFCDALVQALYDAARVFELAIKEHKSLARVSWVSTAWLGVDQNAWVKPVSYQFIQAAVFSLLHAASEISSRRDGSDDRNVNVFVQRSLLRLSAPLEGLIREKLSTQMPEAYEWFWSEQVPAVVASFVNKFEGDGRFSATAVLNGKSMGSSSASDTSLLLLALTCIAVVSKLGPAKVSCSQFFSMIAEITGSLMDMLAGLIPVSQAYNSIKDIGLHREFLVHFGPRAAACRAKDEWGSEEIVFWVNLAQRQLQQVIDKEKIWSRLTTSESIEVLEKDLAIFGFFIALGRSTRSFLLANGFDTLDDPLEDIIRYLIGGSVFYYPQLSSISSYQLYVEVVCEELDWLPFYPGITSITKQTHTHKSKDEGPPNAEAVPQAFYVCSHWIQSFIKYSTWLESPSNVKAAEFLSIGHKKLMQSMEELGMKTEKTLEKEIKKTVDRQRSAVKSIAKDSDSFDEALKSVEEAVTRLEKLLQELHVSSSISGKEHIKAACSDLEKIRKLRKEAEFLEASFRAKADSLQQGVGGGQSHTQVGDDQEFTKGKSRKNANARVDRSKRNVGKSRGFLDIIIPRGSRKSDLEADDNHDEQSPPNVGIMDQESSEFRRFETLRKELMELEKRVENSTYQSENNEDLVVIDDGARYSDAAGSLQLSRVQKKENIIEKSLGKLKETGTDVWQGTQLLAIDVAAATGLLRRALIGDELTEKEKKTLKRTVTDMASVVPIGVLMLLPVTAVGHAAMLAAIQRYVPGLIPSTYGRERLELLRQLEKVKQMAAIDVDSDDEDDVEK, encoded by the exons ATGAGGGTGAAACTTAATAGCTCACTTGAAGATGGAGACTTCTGTGATGCACTTGTTCAAGCTTTATATGACGCTGCCAGGGTTTTTGAATTAGCTATTAAAGAGCATAAATCATTAGCAAGAGTATCCTGGGTTTCAACTGCCTGGCTTGGGGTAGACCAAAATGCATGGGTGAAGCCAGTGTCATATCAG TTCATCCAGGCTGCTGTTTTCTCCTTATTGCATGCGGCAAGTGAAATTTCATCGCGAAGAGATGGCAGCGACGACAGAAATGTCAATGTCTTTGTTCAAAGGAG TTTGCTGAGGCTATCTGCTCCCCTGGAGGGTTTAATTAGAGAAAAATTATCAACCCAAATGCCCGAAGCATATGAATGGTTCTGGTCTGAGCAGGTTCCAGCTGTTGTGGCATCCTTTGTTAATAAGTTTGAAGGGGATGGACGCTTTTCCGCTACTGCTGTTTT GAATGGAAAAAGTATGGGTTCAAGCAGTGCAAGTGACACGTCCCTTCTTCTGCTTGCACTAACATGCATTGCTGTAGTCTCTAAACTTGGCCCGGCCAAAGTTTCTTGTTCACAATTCTTTTCCATGATCGCAGAGATAACTGGTAGTTTAATGGACATGCTGGCTGGTCTAATTCCTGTAAGCCAAGCTTATAATTCTATAAAGGATATTGGTCTGCACAGAGAATTTCTTGTTCATTTTGGGCCAAGAGCTGCAGCCTGTAGAGCAAAAGATGAATGGGGTTCAGAAGAGATTGTTTTCTGGGTGAATCTTGCTCAGAGGCAACTGCAGCAAGTTATTGATAAGGAGAAAATCTGGTCAAGACTGACAACTTCTGAAAGTATTGAG GTTTTGGAGAAGGATTTGGCTATATTTGGATTCTTTATCGCTTTAGGAAGAAGTACACGGTCCTTCCTTTTGGCGAATGGTTTTGATACCCTTGATGATCCACTGGAAGATATCATCAG GTACCTTATAGGAGGCAGCGTTTTTTACTACCCTCAGCTCTCATCCATTAGTTCATACCAATTGTATGTGGAGGTTG TTTGTGAAGAGCTGGACTGGCTTCCTTTTTATCCGGGTATCACCAGCATTACAAAACAGACTCACACgcataaaagtaaagatgaaggtcCCCCAAATGCTGAAGCAGTACCCCAGGCATTTTATGTTTGTTCTCATTGGATTCAGAGCTTTATCAAATATAGTACATGGCTAGAAAGCCCCTCAAATGTGAAAGCAGCTGAATTTCTGTCAATAGG GCACAAGAAGTTGATGCAGTCCATGGAAGAACTTGGGATGAAAAC GGAGAAGACATTAGAAAAAGAGATCAAGAAAACAGTTGATAGACAGAGATCTGCAGTTAAGTCAATTGCAAAAGATTCAGATTCATTTGATGAG GCATTGAAAAGTGTTGAAGAAGCTGTGACAAGACTCGAAAAGTTGCTCCAAGAGTTACATGTATCAAGCTCTATTTCTGGAAAAGAGCATATAAAAGCAGCCTGTTCTGACCTGGAAAAAATACGAAAACTTAGGAAAGAAGCTGAATTCCTGGAAGCATCTTTCAGGGCGAAGGCTGATTCTTTACAGCAG GGAGTTGGTGGTGGTCAGTCTCACACACAAGTTGGTGATGATCAAGAAtttacaaaagggaaaagcagaaAGAATGCAAATGCAAGGGTGGATAGGAGCAAAAG AAATGTTGGAAAATCTCGTGGATTCTTGGACATCATTATACCTCGTGGTAGCAGAAAGTCTGATCTGGAGGCTGAT GATAATCATGATGAGCAGTCTCCACCAAATGTAGGGATCATGGACCAAGAATCCAGTGAATTCCGCCGGTTTGAGACTCTGAGAAAGGAGTTAATGGAACTTGAGAAACGTGTCGAAAATAGTACATATCAATCAGAAAATAACGAG gatttagtagTCATTGATGATGGTGCTCGTTATAGTGATGCTGCTGGATCTCTTCAGTTGTCCAGGGTTCAAAAGAAGGAAAATATCATAGAGAAATCTTTAGGCAAATTAAAAGAAACAGGAACG GATGTCTGGCAAGGAACTCAACTTCTAGCTATTGATGTCGCTGCTGCTACAGGATTGCTTAGAAGGGCTCTGATTGGGGATGAATTGactgagaaggagaagaaaacgcTTAAAAGAACGGTGACTGACATGGCTTCAGTTGTTCCTATTGGTGTTTTGATGCTTCTTCCA GTTACTGCAGTTGGGCATGCAGCCATGTTGGCTGCAATTCAGAGATATGTACCGGGTCTG ATTCCATCGACTTATGGACGAGAAAGGTTGGAGCTCTTGAGGCAGCTTGAGAAAGTGAAGCAAATGGCAGCCATTGATGTGGACTCGGATGACGAAGACGACGTAGAAAAATAA
- the LOC112728811 gene encoding uncharacterized protein isoform X6 translates to MALKLSANNNYLSLSSSNCWPSNGSPCTGRKVLALRCLLRNKWGNSRKGCLIRQFFVSNGDAGLEGCGKYYITLSKPRRRGYIFPFASADDGVTVNGSPQSSTSTDLEKMRVKLNSSLEDGDFCDALVQALYDAARVFELAIKEHKSLARVSWVSTAWLGVDQNAWVKPVSYQAAVFSLLHAASEISSRRDGSDDRNVNVFVQRSLLRLSAPLEGLIREKLSTQMPEAYEWFWSEQVPAVVASFVNKFEGDGRFSATAVLNGKSMGSSSASDTSLLLLALTCIAVVSKLGPAKVSCSQFFSMIAEITGSLMDMLAGLIPVSQAYNSIKDIGLHREFLVHFGPRAAACRAKDEWGSEEIVFWVNLAQRQLQQVIDKEKIWSRLTTSESIEVLEKDLAIFGFFIALGRSTRSFLLANGFDTLDDPLEDIIRYLIGGSVFYYPQLSSISSYQLYVEVVCEELDWLPFYPGITSITKQTHTHKSKDEGPPNAEAVPQAFYVCSHWIQSFIKYSTWLESPSNVKAAEFLSIGHKKLMQSMEELGMKTEKTLEKEIKKTVDRQRSAVKSIAKDSDSFDEALKSVEEAVTRLEKLLQELHVSSSISGKEHIKAACSDLEKIRKLRKEAEFLEASFRAKADSLQQGVGGGQSHTQVGDDQEFTKGKSRKNANARVDRSKRNVGKSRGFLDIIIPRGSRKSDLEADDNHDEQSPPNVGIMDQESSEFRRFETLRKELMELEKRVENSTYQSENNEDLVVIDDGARYSDAAGSLQLSRVQKKENIIEKSLGKLKETGTDVWQGTQLLAIDVAAATGLLRRALIGDELTEKEKKTLKRTVTDMASVVPIGVLMLLPVTAVGHAAMLAAIQRYVPGLIPSTYGRERLELLRQLEKVKQMAAIDVDSDDEDDVEK, encoded by the exons ATGGCGCTCAAATTGAGCGCTAACAACAACTACCTTTCACTAAG CTCTTCAAATTGTTGGCCTTCCAATGGCTCCCCTTGCACAGGCAGAAAAGTATTGGCTTTGCGGTGTTTGTTACGAAATAAATGGGGTAATTCAAGAAAGGGCTGCCTGATACGACAATTTTTTGTGTCGAATGGTGATGCTGGTTTGGAGGGGTGTGGGAAGTACTATATAACGCTTTCCAAACCCAGGAggaggggatacattttcccatTTGCCTCAGCTGATGATGGTGTGACTGTCAACGGGAGTCCCCAATCTAGCACGAGTACAGACCTCGAGAAAATGAGGGTGAAACTTAATAGCTCACTTGAAGATGGAGACTTCTGTGATGCACTTGTTCAAGCTTTATATGACGCTGCCAGGGTTTTTGAATTAGCTATTAAAGAGCATAAATCATTAGCAAGAGTATCCTGGGTTTCAACTGCCTGGCTTGGGGTAGACCAAAATGCATGGGTGAAGCCAGTGTCATATCAG GCTGCTGTTTTCTCCTTATTGCATGCGGCAAGTGAAATTTCATCGCGAAGAGATGGCAGCGACGACAGAAATGTCAATGTCTTTGTTCAAAGGAG TTTGCTGAGGCTATCTGCTCCCCTGGAGGGTTTAATTAGAGAAAAATTATCAACCCAAATGCCCGAAGCATATGAATGGTTCTGGTCTGAGCAGGTTCCAGCTGTTGTGGCATCCTTTGTTAATAAGTTTGAAGGGGATGGACGCTTTTCCGCTACTGCTGTTTT GAATGGAAAAAGTATGGGTTCAAGCAGTGCAAGTGACACGTCCCTTCTTCTGCTTGCACTAACATGCATTGCTGTAGTCTCTAAACTTGGCCCGGCCAAAGTTTCTTGTTCACAATTCTTTTCCATGATCGCAGAGATAACTGGTAGTTTAATGGACATGCTGGCTGGTCTAATTCCTGTAAGCCAAGCTTATAATTCTATAAAGGATATTGGTCTGCACAGAGAATTTCTTGTTCATTTTGGGCCAAGAGCTGCAGCCTGTAGAGCAAAAGATGAATGGGGTTCAGAAGAGATTGTTTTCTGGGTGAATCTTGCTCAGAGGCAACTGCAGCAAGTTATTGATAAGGAGAAAATCTGGTCAAGACTGACAACTTCTGAAAGTATTGAG GTTTTGGAGAAGGATTTGGCTATATTTGGATTCTTTATCGCTTTAGGAAGAAGTACACGGTCCTTCCTTTTGGCGAATGGTTTTGATACCCTTGATGATCCACTGGAAGATATCATCAG GTACCTTATAGGAGGCAGCGTTTTTTACTACCCTCAGCTCTCATCCATTAGTTCATACCAATTGTATGTGGAGGTTG TTTGTGAAGAGCTGGACTGGCTTCCTTTTTATCCGGGTATCACCAGCATTACAAAACAGACTCACACgcataaaagtaaagatgaaggtcCCCCAAATGCTGAAGCAGTACCCCAGGCATTTTATGTTTGTTCTCATTGGATTCAGAGCTTTATCAAATATAGTACATGGCTAGAAAGCCCCTCAAATGTGAAAGCAGCTGAATTTCTGTCAATAGG GCACAAGAAGTTGATGCAGTCCATGGAAGAACTTGGGATGAAAAC GGAGAAGACATTAGAAAAAGAGATCAAGAAAACAGTTGATAGACAGAGATCTGCAGTTAAGTCAATTGCAAAAGATTCAGATTCATTTGATGAG GCATTGAAAAGTGTTGAAGAAGCTGTGACAAGACTCGAAAAGTTGCTCCAAGAGTTACATGTATCAAGCTCTATTTCTGGAAAAGAGCATATAAAAGCAGCCTGTTCTGACCTGGAAAAAATACGAAAACTTAGGAAAGAAGCTGAATTCCTGGAAGCATCTTTCAGGGCGAAGGCTGATTCTTTACAGCAG GGAGTTGGTGGTGGTCAGTCTCACACACAAGTTGGTGATGATCAAGAAtttacaaaagggaaaagcagaaAGAATGCAAATGCAAGGGTGGATAGGAGCAAAAG AAATGTTGGAAAATCTCGTGGATTCTTGGACATCATTATACCTCGTGGTAGCAGAAAGTCTGATCTGGAGGCTGAT GATAATCATGATGAGCAGTCTCCACCAAATGTAGGGATCATGGACCAAGAATCCAGTGAATTCCGCCGGTTTGAGACTCTGAGAAAGGAGTTAATGGAACTTGAGAAACGTGTCGAAAATAGTACATATCAATCAGAAAATAACGAG gatttagtagTCATTGATGATGGTGCTCGTTATAGTGATGCTGCTGGATCTCTTCAGTTGTCCAGGGTTCAAAAGAAGGAAAATATCATAGAGAAATCTTTAGGCAAATTAAAAGAAACAGGAACG GATGTCTGGCAAGGAACTCAACTTCTAGCTATTGATGTCGCTGCTGCTACAGGATTGCTTAGAAGGGCTCTGATTGGGGATGAATTGactgagaaggagaagaaaacgcTTAAAAGAACGGTGACTGACATGGCTTCAGTTGTTCCTATTGGTGTTTTGATGCTTCTTCCA GTTACTGCAGTTGGGCATGCAGCCATGTTGGCTGCAATTCAGAGATATGTACCGGGTCTG ATTCCATCGACTTATGGACGAGAAAGGTTGGAGCTCTTGAGGCAGCTTGAGAAAGTGAAGCAAATGGCAGCCATTGATGTGGACTCGGATGACGAAGACGACGTAGAAAAATAA
- the LOC112728811 gene encoding uncharacterized protein isoform X2 produces MALKLSANNNYLSLSSSNCWPSNGSPCTGRKVLALRCLLRNKWGNSRKGCLIRQFFVSNGDAGLEGCGKYYITLSKPRRRGYIFPFASADDGVTVNGSPQSSTSTDLEKMRVKLNSSLEDGDFCDALVQALYDAARVFELAIKEHKSLARVSWVSTAWLGVDQNAWVKPVSYQAAVFSLLHAASEISSRRDGSDDRNVNVFVQRSLLRLSAPLEGLIREKLSTQMPEAYEWFWSEQVPAVVASFVNKFEGDGRFSATAVLNGKSMGSSSASDTSLLLLALTCIAVVSKLGPAKVSCSQFFSMIAEITGSLMDMLAGLIPVSQAYNSIKDIGLHREFLVHFGPRAAACRAKDEWGSEEIVFWVNLAQRQLQQVIDKEKIWSRLTTSESIEVLEKDLAIFGFFIALGRSTRSFLLANGFDTLDDPLEDIIRYLIGGSVFYYPQLSSISSYQLYVEVVCEELDWLPFYPGITSITKQTHTHKSKDEGPPNAEAVPQAFYVCSHWIQSFIKYSTWLESPSNVKAAEFLSIGHKKLMQSMEELGMKTEKTLEKEIKKTVDRQRSAVKSIAKDSDSFDEALKSVEEAVTRLEKLLQELHVSSSISGKEHIKAACSDLEKIRKLRKEAEFLEASFRAKADSLQQGVGGGQSHTQVGDDQEFTKGKSRKNANARVDRSKRNVGKSRGFLDIIIPRGSRKSDLEADVSASDNHDEQSPPNVGIMDQESSEFRRFETLRKELMELEKRVENSTYQSENNEDLVVIDDGARYSDAAGSLQLSRVQKKENIIEKSLGKLKETGTDVWQGTQLLAIDVAAATGLLRRALIGDELTEKEKKTLKRTVTDMASVVPIGVLMLLPVTAVGHAAMLAAIQRYVPGLIPSTYGRERLELLRQLEKVKQMAAIDVDSDDEDDVEK; encoded by the exons ATGGCGCTCAAATTGAGCGCTAACAACAACTACCTTTCACTAAG CTCTTCAAATTGTTGGCCTTCCAATGGCTCCCCTTGCACAGGCAGAAAAGTATTGGCTTTGCGGTGTTTGTTACGAAATAAATGGGGTAATTCAAGAAAGGGCTGCCTGATACGACAATTTTTTGTGTCGAATGGTGATGCTGGTTTGGAGGGGTGTGGGAAGTACTATATAACGCTTTCCAAACCCAGGAggaggggatacattttcccatTTGCCTCAGCTGATGATGGTGTGACTGTCAACGGGAGTCCCCAATCTAGCACGAGTACAGACCTCGAGAAAATGAGGGTGAAACTTAATAGCTCACTTGAAGATGGAGACTTCTGTGATGCACTTGTTCAAGCTTTATATGACGCTGCCAGGGTTTTTGAATTAGCTATTAAAGAGCATAAATCATTAGCAAGAGTATCCTGGGTTTCAACTGCCTGGCTTGGGGTAGACCAAAATGCATGGGTGAAGCCAGTGTCATATCAG GCTGCTGTTTTCTCCTTATTGCATGCGGCAAGTGAAATTTCATCGCGAAGAGATGGCAGCGACGACAGAAATGTCAATGTCTTTGTTCAAAGGAG TTTGCTGAGGCTATCTGCTCCCCTGGAGGGTTTAATTAGAGAAAAATTATCAACCCAAATGCCCGAAGCATATGAATGGTTCTGGTCTGAGCAGGTTCCAGCTGTTGTGGCATCCTTTGTTAATAAGTTTGAAGGGGATGGACGCTTTTCCGCTACTGCTGTTTT GAATGGAAAAAGTATGGGTTCAAGCAGTGCAAGTGACACGTCCCTTCTTCTGCTTGCACTAACATGCATTGCTGTAGTCTCTAAACTTGGCCCGGCCAAAGTTTCTTGTTCACAATTCTTTTCCATGATCGCAGAGATAACTGGTAGTTTAATGGACATGCTGGCTGGTCTAATTCCTGTAAGCCAAGCTTATAATTCTATAAAGGATATTGGTCTGCACAGAGAATTTCTTGTTCATTTTGGGCCAAGAGCTGCAGCCTGTAGAGCAAAAGATGAATGGGGTTCAGAAGAGATTGTTTTCTGGGTGAATCTTGCTCAGAGGCAACTGCAGCAAGTTATTGATAAGGAGAAAATCTGGTCAAGACTGACAACTTCTGAAAGTATTGAG GTTTTGGAGAAGGATTTGGCTATATTTGGATTCTTTATCGCTTTAGGAAGAAGTACACGGTCCTTCCTTTTGGCGAATGGTTTTGATACCCTTGATGATCCACTGGAAGATATCATCAG GTACCTTATAGGAGGCAGCGTTTTTTACTACCCTCAGCTCTCATCCATTAGTTCATACCAATTGTATGTGGAG GTAGTTTGTGAAGAGCTGGACTGGCTTCCTTTTTATCCGGGTATCACCAGCATTACAAAACAGACTCACACgcataaaagtaaagatgaaggtcCCCCAAATGCTGAAGCAGTACCCCAGGCATTTTATGTTTGTTCTCATTGGATTCAGAGCTTTATCAAATATAGTACATGGCTAGAAAGCCCCTCAAATGTGAAAGCAGCTGAATTTCTGTCAATAGG GCACAAGAAGTTGATGCAGTCCATGGAAGAACTTGGGATGAAAAC GGAGAAGACATTAGAAAAAGAGATCAAGAAAACAGTTGATAGACAGAGATCTGCAGTTAAGTCAATTGCAAAAGATTCAGATTCATTTGATGAG GCATTGAAAAGTGTTGAAGAAGCTGTGACAAGACTCGAAAAGTTGCTCCAAGAGTTACATGTATCAAGCTCTATTTCTGGAAAAGAGCATATAAAAGCAGCCTGTTCTGACCTGGAAAAAATACGAAAACTTAGGAAAGAAGCTGAATTCCTGGAAGCATCTTTCAGGGCGAAGGCTGATTCTTTACAGCAG GGAGTTGGTGGTGGTCAGTCTCACACACAAGTTGGTGATGATCAAGAAtttacaaaagggaaaagcagaaAGAATGCAAATGCAAGGGTGGATAGGAGCAAAAG AAATGTTGGAAAATCTCGTGGATTCTTGGACATCATTATACCTCGTGGTAGCAGAAAGTCTGATCTGGAGGCTGATGTGAGTGCTTCT GATAATCATGATGAGCAGTCTCCACCAAATGTAGGGATCATGGACCAAGAATCCAGTGAATTCCGCCGGTTTGAGACTCTGAGAAAGGAGTTAATGGAACTTGAGAAACGTGTCGAAAATAGTACATATCAATCAGAAAATAACGAG gatttagtagTCATTGATGATGGTGCTCGTTATAGTGATGCTGCTGGATCTCTTCAGTTGTCCAGGGTTCAAAAGAAGGAAAATATCATAGAGAAATCTTTAGGCAAATTAAAAGAAACAGGAACG GATGTCTGGCAAGGAACTCAACTTCTAGCTATTGATGTCGCTGCTGCTACAGGATTGCTTAGAAGGGCTCTGATTGGGGATGAATTGactgagaaggagaagaaaacgcTTAAAAGAACGGTGACTGACATGGCTTCAGTTGTTCCTATTGGTGTTTTGATGCTTCTTCCA GTTACTGCAGTTGGGCATGCAGCCATGTTGGCTGCAATTCAGAGATATGTACCGGGTCTG ATTCCATCGACTTATGGACGAGAAAGGTTGGAGCTCTTGAGGCAGCTTGAGAAAGTGAAGCAAATGGCAGCCATTGATGTGGACTCGGATGACGAAGACGACGTAGAAAAATAA